Proteins encoded in a region of the Streptomyces akebiae genome:
- a CDS encoding acyl-CoA dehydrogenase family protein, producing MDFGFSDEDEAFRAEVRAWLGAHAGVREDRRAWERTLGAAGWIGLGWSEGGYGNRTATLVQQVVWAEEYARADVPARSGHIGEKLLAPTLIAFGSEEQKRRFLPAIARGDELWCQGYSEPGAGSDLAGVRTKAERAGDGSYRITGQKIWTSLAHEADWCFVLARTEAGSERHHGLSLLLVPMDQPGRIEVRPIRQMTGTSEFNEVFFDGAHARAEHVVGGEGNGWRVAMGLLGFERGVSTLAQQIGFEQELADVVRAAVDSGAVDDAVVRDHLVRQWAELKTMRWNALRTLGGAESGAEPGAPSVAKLLWGRWHRRLGELAMEVRGAKAAVGQREWSAAEPYELDPFQQLFLFSRADTVYGGSDEVQRTIIAERVLGLPREPRG from the coding sequence ATGGACTTCGGGTTCAGTGACGAGGACGAGGCGTTCCGGGCGGAAGTGAGGGCGTGGTTGGGGGCGCACGCCGGGGTGCGGGAGGACCGGCGTGCCTGGGAGCGGACGCTCGGCGCCGCCGGGTGGATCGGGCTCGGCTGGAGCGAGGGCGGGTACGGGAACCGCACGGCCACGCTCGTCCAGCAGGTGGTGTGGGCCGAGGAGTACGCGCGGGCCGACGTACCCGCCCGCTCCGGGCACATCGGGGAGAAGCTGCTCGCGCCCACCCTCATCGCGTTCGGGAGCGAGGAGCAGAAGCGGCGGTTCCTGCCGGCGATCGCGCGCGGCGACGAACTCTGGTGCCAGGGGTACAGCGAGCCCGGCGCAGGGTCCGACCTCGCCGGGGTGCGGACGAAGGCGGAACGGGCCGGGGACGGGTCGTACCGGATCACCGGACAGAAGATCTGGACCTCGCTCGCCCACGAAGCCGACTGGTGCTTCGTACTGGCCCGTACCGAGGCGGGCTCCGAGCGCCACCACGGGCTGTCGTTGCTGCTCGTGCCCATGGACCAGCCGGGGCGGATCGAGGTGCGGCCCATCCGGCAGATGACCGGGACGAGCGAGTTCAACGAGGTGTTCTTCGACGGGGCGCACGCCCGCGCGGAGCATGTCGTCGGGGGAGAGGGGAACGGCTGGCGGGTGGCCATGGGGCTGCTCGGCTTCGAACGCGGGGTGTCGACCCTCGCCCAACAGATCGGGTTCGAGCAGGAGTTGGCCGACGTCGTACGGGCCGCCGTGGACAGCGGGGCGGTGGACGACGCCGTCGTACGTGATCACCTCGTACGCCAGTGGGCCGAGTTGAAGACCATGCGGTGGAACGCCCTGCGCACGCTCGGCGGGGCGGAGAGCGGCGCGGAGCCGGGTGCGCCGAGTGTGGCCAAGTTGCTGTGGGGGCGGTGGCATCGGCGGCTCGGAGAGCTGGCGATGGAGGTGCGGGGCGCGAAGGCGGCCGTCGGACAGCGGGAGTGGTCGGCGGCCGAGCCGTACGAACTGGACCCGTTCCAGCAGCTGTTTCTGTTCAGCCGGGCCGACACCGTCTACGGCGGTTCGGACGAGGTGCAGCGCACGATCATCGCCGAGCGGGTGCTCGGTCTGCCGAGGGAGCCGAGAGGCTGA
- a CDS encoding Zn-dependent alcohol dehydrogenase: protein MRGVVFDGKRAEVVDDLTVRDPGPGEVRVAIAAAGLCHSDLSVVDGTIPFPVPVVLGHEGAGVVAEVGAGVRHVRPGDHVALSTLANCGACADCDRGRPTMCRRAIGRPTRPFSRGGREVFQFAANSAFAEQTVVKAVQAVRIPEDIPLTSAALIGCGVLTGVGAVLNRARVDRGDAVVVIGAGGIGLNVVQGARIAGATRIVAVDANPEKEAVARRFGATHFLSSVDGVRDILPTGADHAFECVGRVDLIRQAVDLLDRHGQAVLLGVPAATAEASFLVSSLYLDKSILGCRYGSSRPQRDIALYADLYREGRLLLDELVTATYPVEDFAKAAQDAGEGRVARAVLTF, encoded by the coding sequence ATGCGCGGAGTGGTGTTCGACGGGAAGCGCGCCGAGGTCGTCGACGACCTGACCGTGCGCGATCCGGGGCCCGGCGAGGTGAGGGTGGCGATCGCGGCCGCCGGGCTCTGCCACAGCGATCTGTCAGTGGTGGACGGGACCATTCCGTTCCCCGTTCCCGTGGTGCTCGGGCATGAGGGAGCGGGGGTCGTCGCGGAGGTGGGGGCGGGGGTCCGGCATGTCAGGCCCGGGGACCACGTCGCCCTGTCCACCCTCGCCAACTGCGGGGCCTGCGCCGACTGCGACCGGGGACGGCCGACCATGTGCCGACGGGCGATCGGGCGGCCCACGCGGCCGTTCTCGCGGGGCGGGCGGGAGGTGTTCCAGTTCGCCGCGAACTCGGCCTTCGCGGAGCAGACGGTGGTCAAGGCCGTGCAGGCCGTACGGATACCGGAGGACATCCCGCTGACCTCCGCCGCGCTGATCGGGTGCGGAGTGCTGACCGGGGTGGGCGCGGTGCTCAACCGGGCCCGTGTCGACCGGGGGGACGCCGTCGTCGTCATCGGAGCCGGGGGGATCGGGCTCAACGTGGTGCAGGGCGCGCGGATCGCGGGAGCCACGCGGATCGTCGCCGTGGACGCCAACCCGGAGAAGGAGGCGGTGGCGCGGCGGTTCGGGGCCACGCACTTCCTGTCGTCCGTGGACGGGGTGCGGGACATCCTCCCCACCGGCGCCGACCACGCGTTCGAGTGCGTCGGCCGGGTCGACCTCATCCGCCAGGCCGTCGACCTGCTGGACCGACACGGGCAGGCGGTCCTCCTCGGAGTGCCGGCCGCGACCGCCGAGGCCTCCTTCCTCGTCTCCTCCCTCTACCTGGACAAGTCGATCCTCGGATGTCGCTACGGATCGTCGCGACCGCAGCGGGACATCGCCCTCTACGCCGACCTGTACCGGGAGGGACGACTGCTCCTCGACGAGCTGGTCACGGCCACCTATCCCGTGGAGGACTTCGCGAAGGCGGCTCAGGACGCGGGGGAGGGGCGGGTGGCACGGGCGGTGCTCACGTTCTGA
- a CDS encoding GlxA family transcriptional regulator, producing MTAVPPAEHALTPEHALSPEHTPPAGRTPAAAGRPSARHRVVVLALDGLLPFELGIPQRIFGKARDAAGRPFYEIVTCSIRPPGPVETDADFAILVPNGPEALATADTVVVPASYELGPVHEEGVLTPELAAAVAHIRPGTRLVSICTGGYVLAAAGFLDGRPATTHWHHAEHFQRLFPKVRVDADVLFVDDGDVLTSAGVAAGIDLCLHLVRRDHGTGVANDVARRTVVPPHRDGGQAQYIRRPLPEPKTATTTAARAWALGRLHEPIQLRDMAAQDSMSVRTFTRRFREEVGVSPGQWLTRQRVERARHLLESTDLTIDQVAHDAGFGTAQSMRQHLQAVLGVTPTAYRRTFRSAGAAGPVGTTGAAEGPGPTGGTEAPGPLRT from the coding sequence ATGACCGCCGTCCCGCCGGCCGAGCACGCCCTCACCCCCGAGCACGCCCTCAGCCCCGAGCACACCCCTCCTGCCGGGCGCACCCCCGCAGCCGCCGGTCGGCCCTCCGCCCGGCACCGCGTCGTGGTGCTCGCCCTCGACGGCCTGCTCCCCTTCGAACTCGGCATCCCGCAGCGCATCTTCGGCAAGGCACGGGACGCGGCGGGACGACCGTTCTACGAGATCGTCACCTGCTCGATCCGGCCGCCCGGCCCGGTGGAGACGGACGCCGACTTCGCGATCCTCGTCCCGAACGGCCCGGAGGCCCTCGCCACCGCCGACACGGTCGTCGTGCCCGCCTCGTACGAACTCGGCCCGGTCCACGAGGAGGGCGTCCTCACCCCCGAACTGGCCGCCGCCGTCGCCCACATCCGCCCCGGCACCCGGCTGGTGTCCATCTGCACCGGCGGCTACGTCCTGGCCGCGGCCGGTTTCCTCGACGGTCGCCCGGCGACCACGCACTGGCACCACGCCGAACACTTCCAGCGGCTCTTCCCGAAGGTACGGGTCGACGCGGACGTCCTCTTCGTCGACGACGGTGACGTCCTCACCTCCGCGGGCGTCGCGGCCGGAATCGACCTGTGCCTGCATCTCGTACGACGCGACCACGGCACCGGCGTCGCCAACGACGTGGCCCGGCGCACGGTCGTACCGCCGCACCGGGACGGCGGGCAGGCCCAGTACATCCGGCGGCCACTGCCCGAGCCGAAGACGGCGACCACGACCGCCGCCCGCGCGTGGGCCCTCGGGCGGCTCCACGAACCGATCCAGCTGCGGGACATGGCCGCACAGGACTCCATGTCGGTCCGCACGTTCACCCGCCGCTTCCGCGAGGAGGTCGGCGTCAGCCCCGGCCAGTGGCTCACCCGGCAACGCGTCGAACGCGCCCGCCACCTCCTGGAGTCCACCGACCTCACCATCGACCAGGTCGCCCACGACGCGGGCTTCGGTACGGCCCAGTCCATGCGGCAGCACCTACAGGCGGTGCTGGGGGTGACCCCGACGGCGTACCGACGGACGTTCCGCTCCGCCGGGGCAGCCGGGCCTGTCGGGACCACCGGGGCGGCCGAAGGCCCCGGGCCCACCGGAGGCACCGAGGCACCGGGGCCGCTCAGAACGTGA
- a CDS encoding MFS transporter, whose product MHRAWFVAAVTFVTIIGAAAFRSLPGLLIDPLHTEFDWSRGTIASAVSINLALYGLTAPFAAALMDRFGIRRVVAVALTVIAVGAGATVWMTSAWQLMLCWGLLVGLGSGSMALAFAATVTDRWFTERRGLVSGILTAASASGQLIFLPLLSWIVSERGWRPASVTVALAALAVVPFVWLLLRDHPADVGLKPYGAKEFVPKPGPVQGAARRAVRVLFSAVRTKPFWLLAGTFAICGASTNGLIQTHFVPAAHDHGMPITAAASLLAVIGVFDVLGTIASGWFTDRFDARRLLAVYYAFRGVSLLFLPILLAPTVHLPMIFFIVFYGLDWVATVPPTMALCREHYGQDSAIVFGWVLASHQVGAALVAFLGGLARDVFGTYDVVWYASGALCAAAALMALVIRRGPVGRVGAAVA is encoded by the coding sequence ATGCACCGCGCCTGGTTCGTCGCCGCTGTCACCTTCGTGACGATCATCGGTGCGGCGGCCTTCCGTTCGCTGCCGGGTCTGCTGATAGATCCGTTGCACACGGAGTTCGACTGGTCGCGGGGCACGATCGCGTCGGCGGTCTCGATCAATCTGGCGCTGTACGGCCTGACGGCCCCCTTCGCCGCCGCGCTGATGGACCGCTTCGGCATCCGCCGGGTCGTCGCGGTGGCGTTGACGGTGATCGCGGTCGGCGCCGGTGCGACGGTGTGGATGACCTCGGCCTGGCAGTTGATGCTCTGCTGGGGGCTGCTGGTGGGGCTGGGTTCCGGTTCGATGGCGCTGGCGTTCGCGGCGACCGTCACCGACCGCTGGTTCACCGAACGGCGTGGTCTGGTCTCGGGCATCCTGACCGCGGCCTCGGCGTCCGGGCAGCTGATCTTCCTGCCGCTGCTGTCGTGGATCGTCTCCGAGCGAGGCTGGCGGCCCGCCTCCGTCACCGTGGCGCTCGCCGCGCTGGCCGTCGTGCCCTTCGTCTGGCTGCTGTTGCGCGACCACCCGGCGGACGTGGGGCTGAAGCCGTACGGGGCGAAGGAGTTCGTGCCGAAGCCGGGGCCGGTGCAGGGGGCGGCGCGGCGGGCGGTGAGGGTGCTGTTCTCGGCGGTGCGGACGAAGCCGTTCTGGCTGCTGGCGGGTACGTTCGCGATCTGCGGCGCCTCGACCAACGGGCTCATCCAGACCCACTTCGTGCCCGCCGCCCACGACCACGGCATGCCGATCACGGCGGCGGCCTCGCTGCTGGCGGTCATCGGGGTCTTCGACGTCCTCGGCACGATCGCCTCGGGCTGGTTCACGGACCGCTTCGACGCACGGCGACTGCTGGCGGTGTACTACGCGTTCCGGGGCGTCTCGCTCCTCTTCCTCCCGATCCTGCTGGCGCCGACGGTCCATCTCCCGATGATCTTCTTCATCGTCTTCTACGGCCTCGACTGGGTCGCCACGGTCCCGCCCACCATGGCGCTGTGCCGCGAGCACTACGGGCAGGACAGTGCCATCGTCTTCGGCTGGGTCCTCGCCTCCCACCAGGTCGGCGCCGCCCTCGTCGCCTTCCTCGGCGGCCTCGCCCGCGACGTCTTCGGCACCTACGACGTGGTCTGGTACGCCTCGGGCGCGCTGTGCGCGGCGGCGGCACTGATGGCGCTGGTGATACGGCGCGGGCCGGTGGGGAGGGTGGGGGCGGCGGTGGCCTGA
- a CDS encoding flavin reductase family protein: MGHAGMAAAAVRYLRADPANRSRGKSAARPVVEALPRPELRCVGEHERAPVDQAEFRRVLGNFATGVTVITAPGAPETPSASGTLVTPAPAPAPAGFACQSFSALSLDPPLVVFMVGRTSTTWPRIARAGVFCVNVLGADQGELCRRFAVSGADKFAGVAHTPAPATGAPRLTDAPAWIDCTIHAVHPGGDHLIVVGRVEALGADADAMSPLLFHRGRFGELRA, encoded by the coding sequence ATGGGACACGCGGGAATGGCAGCCGCCGCCGTCCGCTACCTGAGAGCGGACCCGGCGAACAGGAGCCGCGGCAAGAGCGCCGCCCGGCCGGTCGTCGAGGCTCTGCCCCGCCCCGAACTGCGCTGCGTCGGCGAGCACGAGCGGGCACCGGTCGACCAGGCCGAGTTCCGGCGCGTCCTCGGGAACTTCGCGACGGGGGTCACGGTGATCACGGCCCCGGGAGCCCCGGAAACCCCGTCGGCCTCGGGAACCCTGGTGACACCGGCCCCGGCCCCCGCCCCGGCCGGCTTCGCCTGCCAGTCCTTCTCGGCGCTGTCCCTCGACCCGCCGCTCGTCGTCTTCATGGTCGGCCGTACGTCGACGACCTGGCCCCGGATCGCCCGCGCGGGTGTCTTCTGCGTGAACGTACTCGGCGCGGATCAGGGCGAGTTGTGCCGACGCTTCGCGGTGAGCGGCGCGGACAAGTTCGCCGGCGTCGCCCACACCCCGGCCCCCGCCACGGGCGCCCCCCGCCTCACCGACGCCCCCGCCTGGATCGACTGCACGATCCACGCCGTCCACCCCGGCGGCGACCACCTGATCGTGGTGGGCCGGGTGGAGGCGCTGGGCGCGGACGCCGACGCGATGTCACCGCTGCTGTTCCACAGGGGACGCTTCGGGGAGCTCAGGGCCTGA
- a CDS encoding enoyl-CoA hydratase/isomerase family protein, translated as MSVSPLQHPEKSRDSLILHATDNAVSWITLNRPEAMNAIAPEQRERLIQLLSEASADPAVRAVVITGTGRGFCAGADLRGTATGGGSTAGVGSTSGDGSTSGVGPTGGGPTGGDGTRVAGDVARVIRLGAQRLIAAVLDCEKPVIAAVNGTAAGLGAHLALACDLVLAAEGARFIEVFVRRGLVPDGGGAYLLPRLVGPQRAKELMFFGDALPAADAHRLGLVNRVVPAEDLEKTAREWAERLAAGPTRAIALTKHLVNTSLDTDRATAFGAEATAQEINMTTADAQEGVTSFVERRNPHYEGR; from the coding sequence ATGTCCGTTTCCCCCCTTCAACATCCCGAAAAATCCCGTGACTCATTGATACTGCACGCCACTGACAACGCCGTCTCGTGGATCACCCTCAACCGCCCCGAGGCGATGAACGCCATAGCCCCTGAGCAGCGAGAACGCCTCATCCAACTCCTCTCCGAGGCCTCCGCGGACCCCGCCGTGCGCGCGGTGGTGATCACGGGCACCGGTCGCGGATTCTGCGCGGGCGCGGACCTACGGGGGACGGCGACCGGCGGCGGATCCACGGCGGGAGTCGGGTCCACGTCGGGAGACGGCTCCACGTCGGGAGTCGGGCCCACGGGAGGCGGACCCACTGGAGGAGACGGGACGCGGGTGGCCGGTGACGTGGCGCGCGTGATCCGCCTCGGCGCCCAGCGCCTCATCGCGGCCGTACTGGACTGCGAGAAGCCGGTGATCGCGGCGGTGAACGGCACCGCCGCCGGCCTCGGCGCGCACCTCGCCCTCGCCTGCGACCTCGTCCTCGCGGCCGAAGGCGCCCGCTTCATCGAGGTGTTCGTACGCCGCGGCCTCGTCCCCGACGGCGGCGGGGCGTACCTCCTCCCCCGCCTCGTCGGCCCCCAGCGGGCGAAGGAGCTGATGTTCTTCGGCGACGCCCTGCCCGCCGCCGACGCTCATCGTCTCGGCCTCGTCAACCGTGTCGTGCCCGCCGAGGACCTGGAGAAGACGGCCCGCGAGTGGGCCGAACGCCTCGCCGCCGGCCCCACCCGCGCCATCGCCCTGACCAAACACCTGGTCAACACCTCCCTCGACACCGACCGCGCCACCGCCTTCGGCGCCGAGGCCACGGCCCAGGAGATCAACATGACGACGGCGGACGCCCAGGAGGGCGTGACGAGCTTCGTGGAGCGACGGAACCCTCACTACGAGGGCCGCTGA
- a CDS encoding acetate--CoA ligase family protein has product MLGSTHGTLTTDSRRARAIACGEHPAQAVHGRPAEAGDLDVSGRPLHADVPDLDRFFRPESVAVIGASDTEGRPNSGITRQLLAWSERVGARFHPVHPTRESVFGIPCAPSVAALPEQVDLAALLVSDPLPVIGELAEAKVKFAVAFASGFAETGAEGAAVQERLAAAVARADGLRLLGPNTNLNAFERFRDDLDGPAIALITQSGHQGRPVFSLQELGIRLSHWAPTGNEADLETADFISYFAERPEVGAIAAYVEGLKDGRAFLLAADRAARRGVPVVAVKVGRTETGARTAASHTGKLTGADAVVDAAMRQYGVIRVDGLDELQDTATLLARARRARIPGSSAPGAATPTPTAPRPAVPRPEGVVVYSISGGTGAHFADLATEAGLPLPTLSEAKQAELHQWIPDYLSVANPVDNGGHPVGDWRGPRILDAILDDPAVGVLICPITGPFPPMSDKLAQDLVAAAERTDKLVCVVWGSPVGTEAAYRETLLGSSRVATFRTFANCITAVRAHLDHSRFTAAYRSPFDEAPRSTSPSFRKAQALMRPGQQLSEHAAKQLLRAYGIRVPREQLVTSAAAAVRAASLVGYPVVMKASGASIAHKTELGLVKIGLTSASQIRDAYRELTDIARYEDVSLDGVLVCQMVERGVEMVVGVTHDDLFGPTVTVGLGGVLVEVLRDSAVRVPPFGEDQAHAMLTELRGRALLDGVRGAPPADVDALVEVVLRVQRMALELGDQIAELDINPLMVLPRGQGAVALDALAVCR; this is encoded by the coding sequence ATGCTTGGATCAACCCACGGCACCCTCACCACCGACTCCCGCCGGGCCCGGGCCATCGCGTGCGGCGAACACCCCGCACAGGCCGTGCACGGCAGGCCCGCCGAGGCCGGCGACCTGGACGTCAGCGGACGCCCGCTGCACGCCGACGTCCCCGACCTGGACCGTTTCTTCCGCCCGGAGTCCGTCGCCGTCATCGGCGCCTCGGACACGGAGGGCCGGCCGAACAGCGGGATCACCCGGCAGTTGCTCGCCTGGTCCGAACGCGTCGGCGCCCGGTTCCACCCCGTGCACCCCACCCGCGAGTCGGTCTTCGGCATCCCCTGCGCGCCTTCCGTCGCCGCCCTGCCCGAACAGGTCGATCTCGCCGCGCTGCTCGTCTCCGACCCCCTTCCCGTGATCGGCGAACTGGCCGAGGCCAAAGTGAAGTTCGCCGTCGCCTTCGCCTCCGGTTTCGCCGAGACCGGCGCGGAGGGTGCCGCCGTCCAGGAACGGCTGGCCGCCGCCGTGGCCCGAGCCGACGGGCTGCGGCTGCTCGGCCCCAACACCAACCTCAACGCCTTCGAGCGCTTCCGCGACGACCTCGACGGCCCGGCGATCGCACTGATCACCCAGTCCGGCCACCAGGGCCGCCCCGTCTTCTCCCTCCAGGAACTCGGTATCCGCCTCTCCCACTGGGCCCCCACCGGCAACGAGGCCGACCTGGAGACCGCCGACTTCATCTCCTACTTCGCCGAACGCCCCGAGGTCGGCGCCATCGCCGCCTACGTCGAGGGCCTCAAGGACGGCCGCGCCTTCCTTCTCGCCGCCGACCGGGCCGCCCGGCGCGGTGTCCCCGTCGTCGCCGTCAAGGTCGGCCGCACCGAGACAGGGGCCCGCACCGCCGCCTCCCACACCGGCAAGCTCACCGGCGCGGACGCGGTGGTCGACGCGGCGATGCGGCAGTACGGAGTGATCCGCGTCGACGGGCTCGACGAACTCCAGGACACGGCCACCCTGTTGGCGCGGGCCCGGCGCGCGCGCATCCCGGGGTCATCGGCCCCGGGGGCAGCCACACCCACCCCAACCGCGCCGAGGCCGGCCGTGCCGAGGCCCGAAGGCGTCGTCGTCTATTCGATCTCGGGCGGCACGGGCGCGCACTTCGCCGACCTGGCCACCGAGGCCGGACTGCCCCTCCCCACGCTCTCCGAGGCCAAGCAGGCCGAGCTGCACCAGTGGATCCCCGACTATCTGAGCGTGGCCAACCCCGTCGACAACGGCGGCCATCCCGTGGGCGACTGGCGCGGCCCCCGCATCCTCGACGCGATCCTCGACGACCCTGCCGTGGGGGTGCTGATCTGCCCCATCACCGGCCCCTTCCCTCCCATGAGCGACAAGCTCGCCCAGGACCTGGTGGCCGCGGCGGAGCGGACGGACAAACTGGTGTGCGTGGTGTGGGGATCGCCGGTGGGCACCGAGGCCGCCTACCGCGAGACGCTGCTCGGGTCCTCCAGGGTGGCGACCTTCCGCACCTTCGCCAACTGCATCACGGCCGTCCGCGCCCACCTCGACCACTCCCGCTTCACCGCCGCCTACCGCTCCCCCTTCGACGAGGCGCCCCGCTCCACCTCGCCCTCCTTCCGCAAGGCGCAGGCACTGATGCGGCCGGGGCAGCAGCTGAGCGAGCACGCGGCCAAGCAGTTGCTGCGCGCGTACGGCATCCGCGTGCCGCGCGAGCAGTTGGTGACCAGTGCGGCGGCGGCCGTACGCGCGGCGAGTCTCGTCGGCTACCCGGTGGTGATGAAGGCGTCCGGCGCGAGCATCGCCCACAAGACGGAGCTCGGCCTGGTGAAGATCGGCCTGACCTCCGCGAGCCAGATCCGCGACGCCTATCGCGAACTCACCGACATCGCCCGCTACGAGGACGTGTCCCTCGACGGGGTGCTGGTGTGCCAGATGGTCGAACGGGGAGTGGAGATGGTCGTGGGCGTGACCCACGACGACCTCTTCGGGCCCACGGTCACGGTGGGCCTCGGCGGCGTCCTCGTGGAGGTGCTCCGCGACTCCGCCGTGCGGGTGCCGCCCTTCGGCGAGGACCAGGCCCACGCCATGCTCACCGAGCTGCGCGGGCGGGCCCTGCTGGACGGGGTGCGCGGGGCTCCCCCGGCCGACGTGGACGCCCTCGTGGAGGTCGTGCTCCGCGTGCAGCGCATGGCGCTCGAACTCGGGGACCAGATAGCGGAGCTGGACATCAACCCGTTGATGGTGCTGCCGAGGGGGCAGGGGGCGGTGGCCCTGGACGCGCTGGCGGTGTGCCGCTGA